In the genome of Mytilus edulis chromosome 3, xbMytEdul2.2, whole genome shotgun sequence, one region contains:
- the LOC139515837 gene encoding uncharacterized protein: MEDTSVDIDLCVHSHQIKLKELCRLCGQGVKQESSCEKTCFATELLQRHNIDIYLDSTSIHPTQLCNACRCSLRRYRNTPTKKRKISQQHDTPVTFVEHSHNCDLCYPDYNVDSFSDQTPLSKVDKIFTEFKTLSFDEKKDLLQKQIDNVKEEIDLKSKIEEFKGLHPYNDKTSLSKFDLKEYFDCFDDFIVELLFWLFGKSKVMNSLPESITVMECMYRLFDSSFIDQWSFLQNIVIFSASKNKNVCNIFGTSVPAAKFSTLSNFLSDIESTEETPCPEGDVIFMFDNEQVIGRNWNIRVKNRIKSSIITNVAVAAVHSHDDTESIQTVEELMPGKWLKSAGNEDTILKLCDETLKEEVDDQDNDTPFLKN; this comes from the exons ATGGAGGACACAAGTGTCGATATCG ACTTGTGTGTGCATTCACACCAAATTAAATTGAAAGAGTTGTGTAGATTATGTGGTCAAGGGGTCAAACAAGAGAGTAGTTGTGAAAAAACATGCTTTGCTACCGAATTGCTGCAACGCCACAACATTGATATCTATTTAGACAGCACAAGTATTCATCCAACTCAACTATGTAATGCATGTAGATGTTCCTTAAGACGATATCGAAACACACCTACTAAAAAAAGGAAGATTTCACAACAGCATGATACACCAGTGACATTTGTGGAACACTCACATAACTGTGATTTATGCTATCCAGACTACAATGTGGATTCATTTTCAGACCAAACCCCTTTATCGAAGGTAGATAAAATTTTCACAGAATTTAAAACACTTTCTTTTGACGAAAAGAAAGACTTGTTgcaaaaacaaattgacaatgtcAAAgaagaaattgatttgaaatcaaAAATAGAAGAATTTAAAGGACTGCATCCATACAATGATAAAACCTCACTTTCAAAATTTGATCTAAAGGAATACTTTGATTGCTTTGACGATTTTATTGTAGAACTACTATTTTGGTTGTTTGGAAAATCAAAAGTTATGAACAGTTTACCAGAATCAATCACAGTCATGGAATGTATGTATCGTCTGTTTGATAGTTCATTTATAGACcagtggtcatttttacaaaacattgttATTTTCTCAgcttcaaaaaacaaaaatgtctgcAATATCTTTGGAACTTCTGTACCAGCAGCCAAATTTTCCACACTGTCAAATTTTTTATCAGATATTGAAAGCACAGAAGAAACTCCTTGCCCAGAAGGAGATGTCATATTTATGTTTGACAATGAGCAAGTAATTGGACGAAATTGGAACATCAGGGTAAAAAATCGAATCAAATCCTCAATTATTACAAATGTTGCAGTAGCTGCTGTTCATAGCCATGATGATACGGAGAGTATTCAAACAGTAGAAGAACTGATGCCCGGGAAATGGTTAAAATCAGCAGGCAACGAAGATACAATATTAAAGTTATGTGATGAAACTCTCAAGGAAGAAGTTGATGATCAAGACAATGATACAccttttttgaaaaattga
- the LOC139515836 gene encoding uncharacterized protein yields MIGDPIVEPLAEIHVDENEKAGMSKDTKRDGRTGRFAVKSGTPEQMKRRRQMADRKKFIRNVDSLMEKVTKFGEDHDESEYFLVVKHKNEVHYTGSTNLLDNFKSNNVIMPFNDTMFHANQESIIQRLNKAKILKTAVQPSPTKGPDQMGFLPGQNVRQSQLINLQLLDIQSPPEEDHVSVESMKKRIFTRKKRQLQKPKPVEVEGSNRGRGRGRGRGRGRGREVD; encoded by the exons ATGATAGGTGATCCTATAGTAGAACCACTAGCAGAGATTCATGTAGATGAAAATGAAAAAGCTGGCATGTCAAAAG ATACCAAAAGAGATGGAAGAACTGGGCGGTTTGCCGTTAAATCTGGGACGCCAGAACAGATGAAAAGAAGGAGACAGATGGCTGACAGAAAAAAATTTATTAGAAATGTGGACTCCCTAATGGAGAAGGTTACAAAGTTTGGGGAGGATCATGATGAGTCAGAATATTTCTTAGTTGTGAAGCACAAAAATGAGGTGCATTATACTGGCTCTACAAATTTActtgataattttaaatcaaataatgttaTAATGCCATTTAATGATACAATGTTCCATGCTAATCAGGAATCTATAATTCAAAGGCTAAATAAAGCCAAAATACTGAAAACTGCAGTGCAGCCATCCCCAACAAAAGGTCCTGATCAGATGGGATTTCTGCCTGGACAAAATGTCAGACAATCCCAGCTGATCAACCTACAGCTGCTGGATATTCAGTCACCTCCTGAGGAAGATCATGTCAGCGTAGAGTCAATGAAGAAGAGAATATTTACCAGAAAGAAAAGACAATTACAAAAACCCAAACCAGTAGAAGTGGAAGGAAGTAATAGAGGGAGAGGTAGGGGAAGAGGGAGAGGGAGAGGGCGAGGTAGAGAGGTTGACTAA